In Lotus japonicus ecotype B-129 chromosome 5, LjGifu_v1.2, one genomic interval encodes:
- the LOC130719897 gene encoding secreted RxLR effector protein 78-like: protein MLDSVLIVNEIVDEAKKKKKKPTIIFKVDYEKAYDSVRWDFLFYMLRRMNFNDRWIRGCLESNSVSVLVNGSPSPEFKMWKGLRQGDPLAPFLFLIVAEGLNGLLKKAVQLNKFAGFRLGMHSDLEVSMLQFADDTLFIGNATQQNVQTLKCVLRCFEMASGLKVNFSKSKLIGVAVED from the coding sequence ATGCTTGATAGCGTCTTGATAGTCAATGAAATAGTAGATGaagcgaagaagaagaagaaaaagccaACAATCATCTTCAAGGTGGACTACGAGAAGGCTTATGACTCGGTTAGAtgggattttcttttttatatgcTCCGAAGGATGAATTTTAATGATAGGTGGATTAGAGGTTGCTTGGAATCTAATTCTGTCTCTGTGTTAGTGAATGGTAGCCCTAGTCCGGAGTTTAAAATGTGGAAAGGCTTGAGGCAAGGAGACCCTTTggctccttttctttttctgataGTGGCAGAGGGCCTCAATGGTCTCCTTAAGAAGGCGGTCCAGCTCAATAAGTTCGCAGGGTTCAGATTGGGAATGCATTCAGACTTGGAGGTTTCTATGTTACAATTTGCGGACGATACCCTGTTTATTGGCAATGCAACTCAACAGAATGTTCAGACACTAAAGTGTGTGTTGAGATGCTTTGAAATGGCCTCTGGCCTGAAGGTCAACTTCTCCAAGAGTAAATTGATTGGGGTAGCAGTGGAGGATTAG
- the LOC130719898 gene encoding uncharacterized protein LOC130719898, with protein sequence MEIEREPLSDQPPGGAVAGKPPEPPGPQARKPTFKEKVLGSEKAQEAGGFVNLVESGVMKKVYVEKNKSFPMFSIDPAAKAEICRPWEDCLVVKLLGKSIGYRALCEKLKILWKMTGGYEVRDVHHGYFLIKFDKKEDKERAISGAPWLIYDNYLAVKPWTPDFVAANSKISTTVVWIRIPGLGFQYYGKNILMTLASAVGTPIKVDMNTTDMQRGKYARICVEIDLNKPVLGVIGLEGTWYNVEYEGLHLLCHKCGCYGHLARNCTAPPLPKQPQGQATNGSASTAAMAEQVSALSHETLASSNLAAGVAPATASATLAPVTDAIMGAISGHSIPDIKCPDLAHGDWLIVDKRRNKSKTNLNSKAIKDLAVKKEMTSKKEEKKGSNGGNKFSILATVPQKQQISSNSSMQFKALPSKTHPGASASVTNGKKRLRKDSATNNVPPPHAGSTSTILQAASNGARSVDMGGVPIHVATDGAYSTMALVSLGGARYQMPLDDNNQICSMSNVKDYARDIPFDPGAGGSMAIEPRKA encoded by the coding sequence ATGGAGATTGAGAGAGAGCCTCTGAGTGACCAGCCGCCTGGCGGCGCTGTAGCGGGTAAGCCACCGGAACCACCGGGTCCTCAAGCCCGGAAACCCACGTTCAAGGAGAAGGTCCTGGGCTCTGAAAAGGCTCAGGAAGCAGGAGGGTTTGTGAACCTTGTTGAGAGTGGTGTCATGAAAAAGGTGTACGTGGAGAAGAACAAATCCTTCCCTATGTTCTCAATTGATCCGGCAGCGAAGGCAGAAATCTGTAGACCGTGGGAGGATTGCCTAGTGGTTAAACTACTGGGAAAAAGTATTGGTTATAGAGCGCTGTGTGAGAAACTTAAGATACTGTGGAAGATGACAGGGGGTTACGAGGTTCGTGATGTTCATCACGGGTACTTCCTCATCAAGTTTGATAAGAAGGAAGACAAGGAGAGAGCAATTTCAGGAGCACCATGGCTTATCTACGACAATTATCTTGCAGTGAAGCCTTGGACCCCGGATTTTGTAGCAGCGAACTCGAAGATTAGCACAACTGTGGTGTGGATTCGCATCCCAGGGCTAGGGTTCCAATACTATGGGAAGAACATCCTCATGACGTTGGCATCGGCGGTTGGTACTCCGATCAAGGTCGACATGAACACCACCGACATGCAGCGTGGCAAATATGCACGTATCTGTGTTGAGATTGATCTCAACAAACCTGTCCTCGGTGTTATAGGGCTGGAGGGAACGTGGTACAATGTCGAGTATGAGGGTTTACATCTTCTCTGCCACAAATGTGGATGCTATGGCCATTTAGCACGTAATTGCACTGCTCCACCCCTTCCGAAGCAACCCCAGGGGCAGGCCACCAATGGTAGTGCTAGCACAGCGGCAATGGCGGAACAGGTTAGTGCTCTATCGCATGAAACCCTAGCATCGTCGAACCTGGCGGCGGGAGTAGCACCAGCGACTGCTTCAGCAACCCTAGCTCCTGTAACCGACGCAATCATGGGCGCCATCAGTGGGCATTCAATTCCAGATATTAAGTGCCCAGATTTAGCACATGGGGATTGGTTAATTGTGGACAAAAGAAGGAATAAATCGAAAACAAATCTGAATTCCAAGGCAATTAAAGATTTAGCAGTTAAAAAGGAAATGACCAGTAAGAAGGAGGAAAAGAAGGGCTCGAATGGGGGAAACAAATTCTCTATTTTAGCAACGGTTCCACAAAAGCAGCAAATTTCCTCAAATAGCTCTATGCAGTTTAAAGCTTTGCCTAGTAAAACACATCCTGGAGCTAGTGCATCAGTTACTAATGGTAAGAAAAGATTACGTAAAGATTCTGCCACAAATAATGTTCCACCTCCTCATGCAGGGTCCACGTCAACCATTCTCCAAGCGGCAAGCAATGGAGCTCGTTCGGTGGATATGGGTGGTGTCCCTATTCACGTCGCTACGGATGGTGCGTACTCCACGATGGCACTTGTTTCCCTAGGGGGAGCAAGATATCAAATGCCTCTGGATGACAACAATCAGATTTGTTCAATGTCAAACGTCAAGGATTATGCTCGTGACATTCCCTTTGATCCAGGTGCTGGAGGCTCCATGGCCATTGAGCCACGCAAGGCTTAA
- the LOC130719900 gene encoding uncharacterized protein LOC130719900: MARVTVDGSWNPETSRMGCSMYVFDVADRWLLGASESHGAGDAFLAELLAVELGLQACWDMGLRQVMCCTDCSMVVEVMQVDASVGQFWARDVIRRVQGLLRRDWRVVMQLIPREKNSAADSLARQASREASPRCYWRHPPVGVSALLMQDAIA, translated from the coding sequence ATGGCTCGCGTTACTGTCGATGGAAGCTGGAATCCAGAGACTTCGCGTATGGGCTGTAGCATGTACGTGTTTGATGTTGCGGACCGGTGGTTATTGGGAGCTTCTGAAAGCCATGGTGCGGGTGATGCTTTCCTTGCAGAGCTGTTAGCAGTGGAACTTGGTTTACAGGCTTGTTGGGATATGGGACTGCGACAAGTCATGTGCTGCACAGATTGCTCTATGGTGGTGGAAGTCATGCAGGTTGATGCCAGCGTTGGTCAGTTTTGGGCTCGCGATGTTATTCGCCGTGTTCAAGGTTTGCTCCGTCGAGATTGGCGGGTGGTTATGCAGCTCATTCCTCGTGAGAAGAATTCTGCAGCAGACTCGTTAGCACGACAAGCTTCCCGGGAAGCTTCTCCTAGATGCTACTGGCGACATCCACCTGTTGGTGTTAGTGCTTTACTGATGCAAGATGCTATAGCgtag